The following are encoded together in the Serratia sp. UGAL515B_01 genome:
- the cysI gene encoding assimilatory sulfite reductase (NADPH) hemoprotein subunit has product MNDKHPGPLVVEGKLADAERLKKESNFLRGSIAEDLKDGLTGGFTGDNFLLIRFHGMYQQDDRDIRAERAEQKLEPRHAMMLRCRLPGGIITPQQWLGIDQFAQESTLYGSIRITNRQTFQFHGILKGNVKPAHQLLGHLGLDALATANDVNRNVLCTSNPVESALHQQAYEWAKKISEHLLPRTRAYAEIWLDKEKIATTDEEPILGATYLPRKFKTTVVIPPQNDVDLHANDMNFVAIAEHGKLVGFNLLVGGGLSIEHGNKKTYARTASEFGYIPLEHTLAVAEAVVTTQRDWGNRTDRKNAKTKYTLERVGVDTFRAEVEKRAGIRFEPVRPYEFTGRGDRIGWVKGVDELWHLTLFIENGRLLDYPGRTLKTGMAEIAKIHQGDFRLTANQNLIVAGVPASEKARIEALAREHGLIDDRTSEQRKNSMACVSYPTCPLAMAEAERFLPTFVTKVEGIMHQHGVGDEHIVLRITGCPNGCGRALLAEIGLVGKAIGRYNLHLGGNREGTRIPRMYRENINEEEILQNIDQLVGRWAKERTVGEGFGDFTLRAGIIQPVVDPAHDFWG; this is encoded by the coding sequence ATGAATGATAAACACCCTGGGCCTCTGGTGGTTGAAGGCAAACTTGCCGATGCCGAGCGCTTGAAGAAAGAGAGCAACTTCCTGCGTGGTTCCATTGCGGAAGATTTAAAAGACGGCCTTACCGGCGGTTTCACTGGTGACAACTTCTTGCTGATCCGTTTCCATGGCATGTATCAGCAGGATGATCGTGATATTCGTGCCGAGCGTGCCGAGCAGAAGCTAGAACCTCGTCATGCCATGATGCTACGCTGCCGTTTACCAGGTGGGATCATTACCCCACAGCAGTGGCTGGGCATCGATCAGTTCGCACAGGAAAGTACCTTGTACGGCAGCATTCGCATTACCAACCGTCAGACATTCCAGTTCCACGGCATTCTGAAAGGCAATGTTAAGCCAGCACATCAGCTATTGGGGCATCTTGGTTTAGATGCACTGGCAACGGCTAATGACGTAAACCGTAATGTGCTATGCACGTCAAACCCGGTAGAGTCAGCGTTACATCAGCAGGCCTATGAGTGGGCTAAAAAAATCTCCGAGCATTTGCTGCCTCGTACCCGTGCTTATGCAGAAATATGGCTGGATAAAGAAAAGATCGCGACTACCGATGAAGAACCGATCTTGGGTGCAACGTATCTGCCGCGCAAATTTAAAACCACGGTTGTCATTCCACCACAAAATGATGTCGATCTGCATGCTAATGACATGAACTTTGTGGCCATTGCCGAGCACGGCAAGCTGGTGGGTTTTAATCTTTTGGTCGGTGGTGGCCTGTCGATCGAGCATGGCAATAAGAAAACCTATGCACGTACGGCGAGTGAGTTTGGGTATATCCCGCTGGAGCACACGCTTGCCGTCGCTGAAGCGGTGGTCACTACGCAGCGCGATTGGGGGAACCGTACCGATCGCAAGAATGCAAAAACCAAATATACCCTTGAGCGGGTTGGGGTTGATACCTTCCGTGCCGAAGTGGAAAAGCGAGCAGGAATTCGTTTCGAACCGGTGCGCCCTTATGAGTTTACTGGCCGTGGCGATCGTATCGGCTGGGTGAAAGGGGTTGACGAACTCTGGCATCTGACGCTGTTTATTGAGAATGGTCGTTTGCTTGATTATCCGGGGCGAACATTGAAAACCGGTATGGCTGAGATTGCCAAGATCCACCAAGGCGATTTCCGCCTCACGGCAAACCAGAATCTGATCGTTGCCGGGGTGCCGGCAAGCGAGAAAGCCAGAATCGAAGCGTTAGCACGGGAACATGGCCTTATCGACGATCGCACCAGTGAGCAGCGTAAAAATTCTATGGCCTGCGTGTCTTATCCCACCTGTCCACTGGCGATGGCGGAAGCCGAGCGCTTCCTACCTACATTTGTTACCAAGGTAGAAGGCATCATGCATCAGCATGGCGTGGGTGACGAACACATCGTGTTGCGTATCACCGGTTGCCCAAATGGCTGCGGGCGTGCGTTGTTGGCGGAGATTGGCCTTGTGGGTAAGGCGATTGGTCGCTACAACCTCCATTTGGGAGGCAATCGTGAAGGAACGCGTATTCCGCGTATGTACCGCGAAAATATCAACGAAGAGGAAATCCTACAGAATATTGACCAACTGGTAGGCCGCTGGGCAAAAGAGCGCACGGTAGGTGAAGGATTCGGCGACTTTACCCTTCGAGCTGGGATTATCCAGCCGGTTGTGGATCCCGCACACGATTTCTGGGGGTAA
- the hutH gene encoding histidine ammonia-lyase, protein MKALTIRPGKMTLAELRQVYQHPVTLTLDDNAYGAIQQSVACVERIVAENRTTYGINTGFGLLASTRIARDDLENLQRSIVLSHAAGVGAATDDNLVRLIMVLKINSLSRGFSGIRLEVLQALMALVNAEVYPHIPLKGSVGASGDLAPLAHMSLVLLGEGKARYQGEWLTATDALAKAGLKPLTLAAKEGLALLNGTQVSTAFALRGLFDAEDLYAAATVAGSLTVEAALGSRSPFDPRIHEVRGQRGQIDAAAAYRHLLKERSDVSDSHQNCEKVQDPYSLRCQPQVMGACLTQIRQAAEVLEIEANAVSDNPLVFAAQGDVLSGGNFHAEPVAMAADNLALAFAEIGSLSERRISLMMDKHMSQLPPFLVENGGVNSGFMIAQVTAAALTSENKALAHPASVDSIPTSANQEDHVSMAPAAGRRLWEMADNVRGILAVEWLAACQGLDLRKGLKTTEGLEQARHLLREHVSYYDKDRFFAPDIEAASQLLAAGHLTSLVPATLLPSQA, encoded by the coding sequence ATGAAAGCGCTGACTATCCGCCCAGGCAAAATGACCCTCGCAGAATTGCGTCAGGTTTATCAACATCCGGTCACGCTGACACTGGACGACAACGCCTATGGTGCGATCCAGCAGAGCGTGGCCTGCGTTGAACGTATTGTGGCAGAAAACCGTACAACCTACGGTATTAACACTGGCTTCGGTCTGCTGGCTTCAACGCGTATTGCCCGTGACGATTTGGAAAACCTGCAACGCTCTATCGTGCTGTCGCACGCGGCCGGTGTGGGTGCTGCCACCGATGACAATCTGGTACGTCTGATCATGGTTCTGAAGATCAACAGCCTGTCACGCGGGTTCTCAGGTATCCGTTTGGAAGTACTCCAGGCGTTGATGGCGTTGGTCAATGCCGAAGTGTATCCACATATCCCACTAAAAGGTTCTGTCGGTGCTTCTGGCGATCTGGCGCCGCTGGCGCATATGAGTCTGGTGCTGCTGGGTGAAGGGAAAGCCCGCTATCAAGGCGAATGGTTAACAGCTACCGATGCACTGGCAAAAGCCGGTTTGAAACCTTTGACGCTAGCCGCTAAAGAGGGTCTGGCGCTGTTAAACGGCACACAGGTTTCTACTGCTTTCGCCCTGCGCGGTCTGTTTGACGCAGAAGATCTGTATGCCGCTGCGACGGTAGCGGGCAGCCTGACAGTGGAAGCGGCGCTGGGATCACGCAGCCCTTTCGACCCACGCATTCACGAGGTGCGTGGTCAGCGTGGTCAGATCGATGCCGCCGCGGCTTATCGTCATCTATTGAAAGAACGTAGTGATGTATCTGATTCACATCAAAACTGCGAAAAAGTGCAGGACCCTTATTCTCTGCGCTGCCAGCCTCAGGTGATGGGTGCCTGTCTGACGCAAATCCGCCAAGCGGCTGAAGTTCTTGAGATCGAAGCCAATGCCGTTTCAGATAACCCTCTGGTATTCGCCGCACAAGGGGATGTTCTGTCAGGTGGTAATTTCCATGCTGAACCCGTCGCCATGGCTGCAGATAACCTGGCACTGGCATTTGCTGAGATCGGTTCGCTCTCTGAGCGCCGTATTTCTCTGATGATGGATAAACACATGTCACAGTTACCACCGTTCCTGGTGGAGAACGGCGGTGTCAATTCTGGCTTTATGATCGCACAGGTGACCGCTGCAGCCCTGACTAGCGAAAACAAAGCACTGGCACATCCGGCCAGTGTCGATAGCATTCCAACTTCAGCCAATCAGGAAGACCATGTTTCGATGGCGCCAGCGGCAGGGCGTCGCCTGTGGGAGATGGCAGATAACGTGCGCGGCATTTTGGCCGTGGAATGGCTAGCTGCGTGCCAAGGTCTGGATCTGCGTAAAGGGCTGAAGACGACTGAAGGCCTGGAACAGGCTCGCCACCTGCTACGCGAACATGTCAGTTATTACGACAAGGATCGATTCTTTGCTCCCGACATCGAAGCAGCCAGCCAGCTGTTAGCAGCAGGTCACTTGACCTCTCTGGTACCAGCCACGTTGCTGCCTAGCCAGGCGTAA
- the cysJ gene encoding NADPH-dependent assimilatory sulfite reductase flavoprotein subunit: MTTQAPPPFLHPLTPEQLSRLQATIAEYSPTQLAWLSGYFWGKVEQQPGIVASAPVAQAPTSSITIISASQTGNARRLAEQLRDDLLAAKLSVTLVSAGDYKFKQIAQERLLVVVASTQGEGEPAEEAVALHKYLHSKKAPKLDETAFAVFGLGDSSYENFCQSGKDFDAKLAELGAERLVERIDADVEYQELATAWRKQVVEVFKARAPAENSVSAALASGAVTALENSPYSKEQPLTAQLAVKQKITGRSSDKDVRHIEIDLGDPGLRYQPGDALGVWFDNDPALVDELLQLLWLTGDELVQVEEKAQSLRDALLTHFELTQNTSPIVEKYAALSRDETLISLLADKAKLQHYAHNTPIVDMVRRAPADLSAEQLIGLLRPLTPRLYSIASSQAENESEVHITVGVVRYEIDGRARAGGASSFLADRLEEEGELRVFIEHNDNFRLPANPETPIIMIGPGTGIAPFRAFMQQREADGATGKNWLFFGNPHFTEDFLYQVEWQRYVKDGLLTRIDLAWSRDQQHKVYVQDKLREQGAEVWRWIQQGAHIYVCGDANRMAKDVENTLLTLVAEHGGMDTEQADEFLSELRLERRYQRDVY; encoded by the coding sequence ATGACGACTCAGGCCCCCCCACCATTCTTGCACCCGCTGACACCCGAGCAGCTTTCACGCCTGCAGGCAACGATTGCTGAATATTCGCCAACGCAACTCGCATGGTTGTCTGGCTATTTTTGGGGGAAGGTTGAACAGCAACCGGGTATCGTTGCCTCAGCACCCGTTGCTCAAGCTCCCACAAGCAGTATTACCATTATCTCGGCTTCCCAGACGGGTAATGCTCGCCGTCTGGCCGAACAGCTGCGTGACGATCTGCTGGCGGCAAAACTGAGCGTCACCTTGGTCAGTGCCGGGGACTATAAGTTCAAGCAAATCGCACAGGAACGCCTGTTGGTGGTGGTGGCTTCCACCCAGGGGGAAGGCGAGCCAGCGGAAGAAGCGGTTGCACTGCACAAATATCTGCATTCGAAAAAAGCGCCCAAGCTGGATGAAACCGCCTTTGCGGTGTTCGGTTTGGGCGATAGTTCCTATGAGAATTTCTGCCAGTCTGGTAAGGATTTTGACGCCAAATTGGCCGAGTTGGGTGCCGAGCGTCTGGTTGAACGCATCGATGCTGACGTGGAGTACCAGGAGCTGGCAACGGCCTGGCGTAAGCAGGTGGTTGAAGTGTTTAAGGCTCGCGCCCCGGCTGAAAACAGTGTATCAGCCGCGTTGGCCAGCGGTGCCGTCACCGCATTGGAAAACAGCCCTTATAGCAAAGAACAACCACTGACGGCACAGTTGGCCGTGAAGCAGAAAATCACTGGCCGTAGTTCTGATAAAGATGTACGGCATATCGAAATCGATCTGGGGGATCCCGGGCTGCGTTATCAACCTGGCGATGCTCTCGGCGTTTGGTTTGACAACGATCCTGCGTTAGTGGACGAATTACTGCAACTGTTATGGTTGACAGGAGACGAATTGGTTCAAGTTGAGGAAAAAGCGCAGTCATTACGTGATGCATTGCTTACTCACTTTGAGTTGACGCAGAACACCTCCCCGATTGTGGAGAAATATGCCGCTCTGTCGCGAGATGAAACGCTGATTAGCCTGTTAGCCGATAAAGCTAAACTTCAACACTACGCGCACAACACACCTATTGTTGACATGGTACGTCGTGCTCCAGCCGATTTGAGCGCTGAACAGCTGATTGGCCTGCTCCGTCCACTGACTCCCCGCCTGTACTCCATCGCCTCATCCCAGGCAGAAAATGAAAGCGAGGTTCATATTACGGTGGGGGTCGTGCGTTACGAGATCGATGGTCGAGCACGTGCTGGTGGGGCTTCCAGTTTCCTCGCCGATCGTTTGGAGGAAGAGGGCGAACTACGTGTATTTATCGAACATAACGATAATTTCCGTCTGCCTGCCAACCCGGAAACGCCAATCATCATGATTGGCCCCGGCACCGGTATTGCCCCTTTCCGCGCCTTCATGCAACAGCGTGAGGCCGACGGGGCGACAGGTAAGAATTGGTTATTCTTTGGTAACCCGCACTTTACTGAAGATTTTCTCTATCAGGTTGAATGGCAGCGCTATGTGAAAGATGGCCTGTTAACCCGCATCGACCTGGCCTGGTCTCGCGATCAACAGCACAAAGTTTATGTGCAGGACAAACTGCGGGAGCAGGGGGCAGAGGTTTGGCGCTGGATCCAACAGGGAGCCCATATCTATGTCTGTGGTGATGCTAACCGCATGGCGAAAGACGTTGAAAACACATTATTAACACTGGTGGCCGAGCACGGTGGTATGGATACCGAGCAGGCAGATGAATTTTTAAGTGAGCTGCGCCTTGAGCGCCGTTATCAGCGAGATGTTTACTGA
- the queE gene encoding 7-carboxy-7-deazaguanine synthase QueE — translation MIYPINEIFQTLQGEGYFTGVPAIFIRLQGCPVGCSWCDTKHTWEKDVDREVDMHRLLVKREESDTWSRATPEQLLRIIQQQGYAARHIVITGGEPSIYDLNPLTTFLENNGFSCQIETSGTYEVRCSSSTWVTVSPKVNMRGGFKVLSQALIRADEIKHPVGRERDIEALDTLLATLDDQKQRIIALQPISQKEEATRLCIETCIARNWRLSMQTHKYLNIA, via the coding sequence ATGATTTACCCGATTAATGAAATATTCCAGACCTTGCAGGGTGAAGGCTATTTTACCGGAGTTCCGGCTATTTTTATCCGCCTGCAAGGGTGTCCCGTAGGATGCAGTTGGTGCGATACCAAACATACTTGGGAAAAGGACGTTGATCGGGAGGTGGATATGCACCGGCTCTTGGTAAAGCGCGAAGAGAGTGACACGTGGAGTCGCGCCACCCCGGAACAACTACTCAGGATCATCCAACAGCAGGGATATGCCGCCCGCCACATTGTGATCACGGGGGGGGAACCGAGCATTTACGATCTGAACCCACTGACCACGTTTTTGGAAAATAACGGTTTTAGCTGCCAAATTGAGACCAGCGGTACTTATGAGGTCCGTTGTTCTTCCTCTACCTGGGTGACCGTTTCGCCAAAAGTAAATATGCGCGGGGGATTCAAGGTGTTATCTCAGGCCCTGATTCGTGCCGATGAGATCAAACACCCGGTTGGGCGTGAGCGCGATATTGAAGCGCTTGATACGTTGTTGGCCACGCTAGATGACCAAAAGCAACGCATCATCGCTCTGCAACCGATTAGCCAGAAAGAAGAGGCAACGCGGTTGTGTATTGAAACTTGCATTGCCCGTAACTGGCGGCTTTCAATGCAAACTCATAAGTATCTCAACATCGCCTGA
- the cysH gene encoding phosphoadenosine phosphosulfate reductase, translated as MAELDLVALNGLPKSGQALALAVVNGQLEHLPAQERVAWALENLPGEFVLSSSFGIQAAVCLHLVTRIKPDIPVILTDTGYLFPETYRFIDQLVDKLQLNLQVFRAEHSPAWQEARYGKLWEQGVEGIEKYNQINKVEPMDRALETLGAKTWFAGLRREQSGSRANLPVLAVQRGVFKILPIIDWDNRQIYQYLTEHGLNYHPLWEQGYLSVGDTHTTRKWEEGMSEEETRFFGLKRECGLHEG; from the coding sequence ATGGCTGAACTCGATCTGGTTGCGCTGAATGGGCTACCAAAATCAGGGCAAGCGTTGGCACTGGCGGTCGTGAATGGTCAGTTGGAACACCTTCCGGCGCAGGAGCGTGTTGCTTGGGCGCTGGAAAATCTGCCTGGGGAGTTCGTACTCTCTTCAAGTTTTGGTATTCAGGCAGCGGTATGCTTGCACTTGGTCACACGTATCAAGCCGGATATCCCGGTGATCCTGACGGATACAGGCTATCTGTTCCCAGAAACCTACCGGTTTATCGATCAACTGGTCGACAAACTTCAGCTGAATCTTCAGGTGTTTCGTGCTGAGCATTCACCGGCCTGGCAAGAAGCGCGATACGGCAAGCTTTGGGAGCAAGGGGTAGAGGGGATCGAAAAGTACAACCAGATCAACAAAGTTGAGCCAATGGATCGCGCATTGGAAACGCTCGGGGCCAAGACTTGGTTTGCCGGTTTACGCCGTGAGCAGTCTGGTAGCCGAGCCAACCTGCCAGTGCTGGCGGTACAACGTGGCGTATTCAAGATCCTGCCGATTATCGACTGGGATAATCGGCAGATTTACCAATACCTGACTGAACATGGGCTGAACTATCATCCACTCTGGGAGCAGGGTTATCTTTCAGTTGGTGATACCCACACTACCCGTAAATGGGAAGAGGGCATGAGCGAAGAAGAAACCCGCTTCTTCGGCCTGAAGCGTGAGTGTGGACTGCATGAGGGATGA
- the queD gene encoding 6-carboxytetrahydropterin synthase QueD, whose amino-acid sequence MPTTLFKDFQFEAAHRLPHVPEGHKCGRLHGHSFVVRLEVTGEVDAHTGWVMDFADLKAAFNPIWQRLDHHYLNDIPGLENPTSEVLAAWIWQQVKPQLPELSAVMVKETCTAGCVYKG is encoded by the coding sequence ATGCCAACCACGCTGTTTAAAGATTTTCAGTTTGAAGCCGCACACCGCTTGCCACATGTGCCTGAAGGCCATAAATGCGGCCGTCTGCACGGGCATTCTTTTGTGGTGCGTTTAGAAGTCACCGGCGAAGTGGATGCGCATACCGGATGGGTAATGGATTTTGCTGATCTTAAAGCCGCGTTCAACCCGATTTGGCAACGTCTTGATCATCATTACCTGAATGACATTCCTGGATTAGAGAATCCGACTAGCGAGGTGCTTGCCGCCTGGATTTGGCAGCAAGTGAAGCCACAACTGCCAGAACTGAGCGCCGTGATGGTGAAAGAAACCTGTACAGCAGGCTGTGTGTATAAAGGCTAG
- the hutU gene encoding urocanate hydratase has product MTANNRVRNVDVRAPRGTKLNAKSWLTEAPLRMLMNNLDPEVAENPHELVVYGGIGRAARDWDCYDKIVESLKNLEDDETLLVQSGKPVGVFKTHSNAPRVLIANSNLVPHWATWEHFNELDAKGLAMYGQMTAGSWIYIGSQGIVQGTYETFVEAGRQHYEGNLQGRWVLTAGLGGMGGAQPLAATLAGACSLNIECQQSRIDFRLKTRYVDEQAKDLDDALARIKKYTSEGKAISIALCGNAAAILPELIKRGVRPDMVTDQTSAHDPLNGYLPKGWTWEEYRRRAQTEPAQVVTAAKQSMAEHVTAMLAFQKMGVPTFDYGNNIRQMAKEMGVENAFDFPGFVPAYIRPLFCRGIGPFRWAALSGDPQDIYKTDAMVKKLIPDDEHLHHWLDMARERISFQGLPARICWVGLGQRAKLGLAFNEMVRRGELSAPIVIGRDHLDSGSVSSPNRETESMKDGSDAVSDWPLLNALLNTASGATWVSLHHGGGVGMGFSQHSGMVIVCDGTDEAAERIARVLHNDPATGVMRHADAGYDIAINCAREQGLNLPMVTATQGDKA; this is encoded by the coding sequence GTGACTGCAAATAACAGAGTTCGCAATGTCGATGTACGCGCACCACGCGGCACAAAATTAAATGCAAAAAGCTGGCTGACCGAAGCGCCACTGCGCATGCTGATGAACAACCTTGATCCTGAAGTAGCAGAGAATCCGCACGAGCTGGTGGTCTATGGCGGTATTGGCCGCGCAGCGCGTGATTGGGATTGCTACGACAAAATTGTCGAATCCCTTAAAAATCTAGAAGACGACGAAACCCTGCTGGTGCAATCAGGTAAACCGGTTGGCGTGTTCAAAACCCATAGCAATGCTCCACGTGTGCTAATTGCCAACTCTAACCTGGTTCCTCACTGGGCAACCTGGGAACACTTCAACGAGTTGGATGCCAAAGGTCTGGCAATGTACGGCCAGATGACCGCTGGCAGTTGGATTTACATCGGCAGCCAGGGCATTGTGCAAGGCACCTACGAAACCTTTGTTGAAGCTGGCCGCCAGCATTACGAGGGTAACCTACAGGGCCGCTGGGTGCTGACTGCAGGGTTGGGTGGTATGGGCGGCGCACAACCTTTGGCAGCCACGCTTGCCGGAGCTTGTTCGCTAAATATCGAATGCCAGCAGAGCCGCATCGATTTCCGTTTGAAAACCCGTTATGTCGATGAACAAGCCAAGGATCTGGATGACGCATTGGCGCGTATCAAAAAATATACCAGTGAAGGCAAAGCAATCTCCATCGCCCTATGCGGCAATGCGGCAGCAATCCTGCCAGAACTGATCAAACGCGGCGTGCGCCCAGACATGGTGACCGACCAAACTAGCGCCCACGACCCGCTAAACGGTTATTTACCAAAAGGCTGGACATGGGAGGAGTATCGTCGCCGTGCGCAAACCGAACCTGCTCAGGTGGTTACGGCAGCTAAACAGTCGATGGCCGAGCATGTTACCGCCATGCTGGCATTCCAGAAAATGGGAGTGCCAACCTTCGACTACGGAAATAACATCCGTCAGATGGCTAAAGAAATGGGTGTCGAGAACGCCTTCGATTTCCCCGGATTTGTGCCCGCCTATATTCGCCCTCTGTTCTGTCGGGGAATTGGTCCATTCCGCTGGGCTGCGTTGTCTGGCGACCCGCAGGATATCTACAAAACTGACGCGATGGTCAAAAAACTGATCCCAGATGACGAACATTTGCATCATTGGTTGGATATGGCACGTGAACGCATCAGTTTCCAAGGTTTGCCCGCACGTATCTGTTGGGTTGGGCTTGGTCAGCGAGCAAAACTGGGCTTGGCATTTAATGAAATGGTTCGTCGTGGCGAACTTTCTGCACCCATCGTGATTGGCCGCGACCATCTGGACTCTGGTTCAGTATCCAGCCCAAACCGTGAAACAGAATCGATGAAAGATGGTTCTGACGCAGTGTCCGACTGGCCACTGCTCAACGCACTGCTTAACACCGCCAGCGGCGCAACTTGGGTTTCTCTGCACCACGGTGGTGGTGTAGGTATGGGCTTCTCCCAACATTCCGGTATGGTTATCGTCTGTGACGGCACCGATGAAGCCGCGGAGCGTATCGCACGTGTACTGCATAATGATCCAGCGACGGGTGTAATGCGCCACGCCGATGCCGGTTACGACATTGCTATCAACTGTGCCCGTGAGCAAGGCCTTAACTTGCCAATGGTGACTGCGACTCAAGGAGATAAAGCATGA